ACCAATTCTTTGTGAGAAGATGGAAAATTTTTTGACACAATTTAATATACAATTATTTTCGTTATTATCTAATTCTTTAGAACGAAAAGATGTAATACATTCATTGAAACATCTTTCTACAAttgaattatatgtattcatAGTATCTTCATATTCTgctttgtttatttttttcaatattttatcTCTGTCAGATTTATTAAAAGCACTCAAATCTAAAGACttctccattttttttttactatatatatatataaatatgtagataactatattgtaaatattttataaagtaTGTTTAAGAGTGTTGAAAGGGGAAATATAACATTAATAagattgtatatatatatatatatatatatatatatatattttatatttatatgatttatgtttatatttttcctcTTTTGAATaagttataaatatgtaGTCACACTGTTGGCTAGCTctatatgtatgtttatatatatatatatatatttaatattttataacaaaTGTGTCTGGCTTTATTTGCTTTTATCATACAATATAATCTACATCATGATATGTTCAcagtttaaaaaaataagataaaatgaatagtacaaaatgttatataaaatttaaaattatattaccttattctac
This region of Plasmodium sp. gorilla clade G2 genome assembly, chromosome: 13 genomic DNA includes:
- a CDS encoding mitochondrial import inner membrane translocase subunit TIM9, putative, producing the protein MEKSLDLSAFNKSDRDKILKKINKAEYEDTMNTYNSIVERCFNECITSFRSKELDNNENNCILNCVKKFSIFSQRIGMKFTQNLNNEMQKKT